A genomic region of Trueperaceae bacterium contains the following coding sequences:
- a CDS encoding NUDIX domain-containing protein, translating to MAGRGSSRLEIGSPASPEALDLFAATAGADGRRVVVGALVTDGAGRIYVQRRSLTRAVFPGCWDLVGGHAEARESVLGALARELREETGWTLDEVGPVVEVLDWEAGGVARSEVDFLVTATGDLLRPRLEPDKHSEGRWLAADELAVLLEGRKPDDRWVHDVVARGFALLRKG from the coding sequence ATGGCAGGTCGAGGTTCCAGCCGGCTCGAGATAGGCTCCCCCGCCTCCCCCGAGGCCCTCGACCTGTTCGCCGCCACGGCGGGCGCCGACGGCAGGCGCGTGGTCGTGGGCGCGCTCGTCACGGACGGCGCCGGCCGCATCTACGTGCAGCGCCGCAGCCTCACGCGCGCCGTCTTCCCGGGGTGCTGGGACCTGGTGGGTGGGCATGCCGAGGCCCGCGAGAGCGTCCTGGGGGCGCTCGCCCGGGAACTGCGCGAGGAGACGGGCTGGACCCTCGACGAGGTCGGGCCGGTGGTCGAGGTCCTCGACTGGGAGGCCGGCGGGGTGGCGCGCAGCGAGGTCGACTTCCTCGTCACGGCCACGGGCGACCTGCTCAGGCCGCGCCTGGAGCCGGACAAGCATAGCGAGGGCCGCTGGTTGGCGGCCGACGAGCTGGCGGTGCTGCTGGAGGGGCGGAAGCCCGACGACCGGTGGGTGCACGACGTCGTGGCTCGGGGCTTCGCTCTGCTGCGCAAAGGGTAG
- a CDS encoding YceI family protein, with protein sequence MSLALDTTHSGIEFSVRHMGLATVRGRFTKFDVKATADAAGIPTSIEVDIDAASITTGVEGRDNHLRSPDFFDVASYPTITFRSTAIERKGDDLEVHGDLTIRGITKPAVFHTEATGFMKDPWGNQRTAAEGTGKINRAEFGLTWNQALETGGLLVSEDVKFSFSVQLVDQAQTAA encoded by the coding sequence ATGAGCCTAGCGCTAGACACCACCCACAGCGGCATCGAGTTCTCCGTTCGTCACATGGGCCTCGCCACGGTGCGCGGTCGCTTCACGAAGTTCGACGTCAAGGCCACGGCCGACGCCGCCGGCATCCCTACCTCCATCGAGGTGGACATCGACGCCGCGAGCATCACCACGGGCGTGGAGGGCCGCGACAACCACCTCAGGAGCCCCGACTTCTTCGACGTGGCGAGCTACCCCACCATCACGTTCCGCTCGACCGCCATCGAGCGTAAGGGCGACGACCTCGAGGTGCATGGCGACCTCACCATCCGCGGCATCACCAAGCCGGCCGTGTTTCACACCGAGGCCACCGGCTTCATGAAGGACCCCTGGGGCAACCAGCGCACGGCGGCCGAGGGCACGGGCAAGATCAACCGCGCCGAGTTCGGCCTCACCTGGAACCAGGCCCTCGAGACGGGCGGCCTCCTCGTGAGCGAGGACGTCAAGTTCAGCTTCTCCGTTCAGCTCGTCGATCAGGCCCAGACCGCGGCCTGA
- a CDS encoding helix-turn-helix transcriptional regulator, with product MSSEAGVWCPVYSSIELFQEKWVLHIVRALLRGPHGFNELSRAVGGANTTTLSQRLEHLERLGIVDKTVESTMPPRTRYELTESGRELEGIIAAIDAWARSHMRRCQEHDASGAPRQPYEADAQSPVPGPDEPAAPGEARAPAERGA from the coding sequence ATGAGCTCGGAGGCCGGCGTCTGGTGCCCCGTCTACAGCTCCATCGAGCTGTTCCAGGAGAAGTGGGTCCTGCACATCGTACGGGCGCTGCTCCGGGGCCCGCACGGCTTCAACGAGCTGAGCCGCGCCGTGGGTGGGGCCAACACGACCACCCTGTCCCAGCGCCTGGAGCACCTGGAGCGCCTCGGGATCGTCGACAAGACGGTCGAGTCGACCATGCCCCCACGCACCCGCTACGAGCTGACCGAGTCGGGGCGCGAACTCGAAGGGATCATCGCCGCCATCGACGCCTGGGCGCGCTCCCACATGCGCCGCTGCCAGGAGCACGACGCGAGCGGAGCCCCACGCCAACCGTACGAGGCCGATGCGCAGAGCCCGGTCCCCGGCCCGGACGAGCCGGCGGCTCCGGGCGAGGCCCGCGCTCCCGCCGAGCGCGGCGCCTAG
- a CDS encoding ABC transporter ATP-binding protein, which yields MLELVRLTKRYGRTAAVDGLDLVARPGEVLALLGPNGAGKTTAIRCVTGLIRPSGGRILIGGHDVEREPIAAKTLTGFVPDRAWFYPKVTARELLRYLASVRGLSVAESHMDALLARFRLTRSADSLTETFSHGMRQRLAFCAALIGRPRLFIADEPMVGLDVQGHRDVRLLFRELAADGLAVILTTHTLAVAEEVADRIAVIDRGKLVALGTLTELRSMLNRSEETSLEELFLLLTEPEAVGLETSDALAPVPYAPDAKADAGSDGHGGPDGHGGAASDA from the coding sequence ATGCTCGAGCTCGTTCGACTCACCAAGCGTTACGGCCGCACCGCGGCGGTGGACGGCCTCGACCTCGTCGCCAGGCCGGGCGAGGTGCTGGCGCTGCTCGGCCCGAACGGCGCCGGCAAGACCACGGCCATCCGGTGCGTGACCGGCCTCATCAGGCCGAGCGGCGGCCGGATCCTCATCGGCGGCCACGACGTTGAGCGCGAGCCGATCGCCGCCAAGACCCTCACGGGCTTCGTGCCCGATCGGGCCTGGTTCTACCCCAAGGTGACCGCCCGCGAGCTCCTGCGCTACTTGGCGAGCGTGCGCGGCCTGAGCGTGGCCGAGAGCCACATGGACGCCCTGCTCGCCCGTTTCCGCCTCACCCGCAGCGCGGACAGCCTCACCGAGACGTTCAGCCACGGTATGCGCCAACGCCTGGCGTTCTGCGCGGCCCTGATCGGCAGGCCGAGGCTCTTCATCGCGGACGAGCCCATGGTCGGGCTCGACGTCCAGGGCCACCGCGACGTGAGGCTCCTCTTCCGCGAACTGGCGGCCGACGGCCTCGCCGTGATCCTCACCACCCACACGCTGGCGGTGGCCGAGGAGGTCGCGGACAGGATCGCGGTCATAGACCGCGGCAAGCTCGTGGCCCTCGGGACGCTCACCGAGCTCCGGTCCATGCTGAATCGCTCCGAGGAGACGTCGCTCGAGGAGCTCTTCCTCCTCCTGACCGAGCCGGAGGCCGTTGGCCTGGAAACGTCGGACGCGCTAGCACCGGTCCCGTACGCTCCCGATGCGAAGGCCGACGCCGGCTCGGACGGGCACGGGGGCCCCGATGGGCACGGCGGCGCGGCTAGCGACGCATGA
- a CDS encoding LacI family transcriptional regulator, with translation MNERATIQQVAEHAGVSIGTVSRVLNSRAGVSQTTRERVRASIKELAFRPDHVARALSKAPLRIGLSLAGGTRRLTPFFMLFLEHLIARLQQDGYRFEEVPAGRDGLPAWLPNGVILHGAHEDDPRLAYLRDQGVPFVLVGRATGVRWVAPDDHDGGLQATRHLLALGHREVLHLGGLMGHQAFQDRYGGYLEALREAGVAPRRDWLLDGGFTTLGGYRAVRRAFENGCGCTAVFAASDEMALGAIAALEDLGLAVPLDVSVVGFDDLPEVADALRVPEGLTTVRQDIAHITATAVTLLEEGLHGASIRSETVPVQLMARGTTARRRG, from the coding sequence GTGAACGAACGCGCCACCATCCAGCAGGTCGCAGAGCACGCCGGCGTGAGCATCGGGACGGTCTCGCGGGTGCTGAACAGCCGCGCCGGCGTGAGCCAGACGACGCGCGAGCGCGTGCGCGCCAGCATCAAGGAGCTCGCCTTCCGCCCCGACCATGTGGCGCGGGCGCTCAGCAAGGCCCCGCTGCGCATCGGGCTCAGCCTCGCCGGCGGCACGCGCCGGCTGACCCCCTTCTTCATGCTCTTCCTCGAACACCTGATCGCGCGGCTGCAGCAGGACGGCTACCGCTTCGAGGAGGTGCCGGCGGGGCGCGACGGGCTGCCGGCATGGCTGCCCAACGGCGTCATCCTGCACGGCGCCCACGAGGACGACCCCCGCCTCGCGTACTTGCGCGACCAGGGCGTGCCCTTCGTCCTGGTCGGTCGTGCCACCGGGGTGAGGTGGGTGGCGCCGGACGACCACGACGGCGGGCTGCAAGCCACGCGCCACCTCCTCGCCCTCGGCCACCGCGAGGTCCTCCACCTAGGCGGCCTGATGGGTCACCAGGCCTTCCAGGACCGCTACGGCGGCTACCTCGAAGCCCTGCGGGAAGCTGGCGTCGCCCCGCGGCGCGACTGGCTCCTTGACGGCGGCTTCACCACGCTCGGCGGCTACCGGGCCGTGCGCCGCGCCTTCGAGAACGGCTGCGGCTGCACGGCCGTGTTCGCCGCCTCCGACGAGATGGCCCTCGGCGCCATCGCGGCCCTCGAGGACCTCGGGTTGGCCGTGCCCCTAGACGTCTCGGTCGTCGGCTTCGACGACCTGCCGGAGGTGGCGGACGCCCTCAGGGTCCCGGAAGGGCTCACGACCGTCCGCCAGGACATCGCCCACATCACCGCCACCGCCGTCACCCTCCTGGAAGAGGGCCTGCACGGCGCGTCTATCAGGAGCGAGACGGTTCCCGTGCAGCTCATGGCCCGCGGGACGACGGCGCGGAGGAGGGGGTGA
- a CDS encoding extracellular solute-binding protein, with product MRRLFTAAIAALLVTIGTASAQTIVRVQGYGGQDPAIVQRLIDEVIGDDLAAQGITINYEPIETDYNTVLVNSLSAGTAGDVFYVPGETAPGFIATGKLLALEDLVDTSAFIDTLNAVFSKDGHVYGIAKDFNTLAVFYNEDLFDAARVEYPNADDDWNTFSDKLARVAALDPGVYGACIAADTARLGAFAFANGWTTFNADGSADITSPAFAEAFDFYTGLVTSGAAAQPADLGAGWPGDCLAREQAAVAIEGAWILGFLRDNAPNLPYGATFLPKSPTTGRSGNYLYTVAWAVNADSKVQDAAVKVLEALTSPEAQQFILEQGLAIPSRKALADNPYFAQDSAEARANRIVFEGASHGDVYGFQFGTIGTDYMGPINNALTAVMTGASGSGAALSQAQSELTALLQRAAP from the coding sequence ATGAGACGACTCTTCACGGCTGCGATAGCGGCGCTGCTCGTCACCATCGGCACGGCGAGCGCTCAGACCATCGTGCGGGTGCAGGGCTACGGCGGACAGGATCCGGCCATAGTCCAGCGCCTCATCGACGAGGTCATCGGCGACGATCTCGCCGCCCAGGGCATAACGATCAACTACGAGCCCATCGAGACCGACTACAACACCGTCCTCGTCAACTCGCTCTCGGCCGGCACGGCCGGCGACGTGTTCTACGTGCCCGGCGAGACGGCCCCCGGCTTCATCGCCACCGGCAAGCTCCTCGCGCTCGAGGACCTCGTAGACACGAGCGCGTTCATCGACACGCTCAACGCCGTCTTCTCGAAGGACGGTCACGTGTACGGCATCGCCAAGGACTTCAACACGCTCGCCGTCTTCTACAACGAGGACCTGTTCGACGCGGCCCGCGTCGAGTACCCCAACGCCGACGACGACTGGAACACCTTCTCCGACAAGCTGGCGAGGGTCGCCGCCCTCGACCCGGGCGTGTACGGCGCCTGCATCGCGGCCGACACGGCTCGTCTCGGGGCCTTCGCGTTCGCCAACGGCTGGACGACGTTCAACGCGGACGGTAGCGCCGACATCACGTCGCCGGCGTTCGCCGAGGCGTTCGACTTCTACACCGGCCTCGTGACGAGCGGCGCCGCGGCGCAGCCCGCCGACCTCGGCGCCGGCTGGCCGGGCGACTGCCTCGCGCGCGAGCAGGCGGCCGTCGCCATCGAGGGGGCCTGGATCCTCGGCTTCCTGCGCGACAACGCCCCCAACCTGCCGTACGGCGCGACCTTCCTGCCGAAGTCGCCCACGACGGGCCGCAGCGGCAACTACCTCTACACCGTCGCCTGGGCGGTCAACGCCGACAGCAAGGTGCAAGACGCCGCCGTCAAGGTCCTCGAGGCCCTCACGAGCCCCGAGGCGCAGCAGTTCATCCTCGAGCAGGGCCTGGCCATCCCCAGCCGCAAGGCGCTGGCCGACAACCCTTACTTCGCCCAGGACTCCGCCGAGGCGCGCGCCAACCGGATCGTCTTCGAGGGCGCCTCGCACGGCGACGTGTACGGGTTCCAGTTCGGCACCATCGGCACCGACTACATGGGACCGATCAACAACGCCCTGACGGCCGTCATGACCGGCGCGTCCGGCAGCGGGGCGGCCTTGAGCCAGGCGCAGAGCGAGCTCACGGCGCTCCTGCAGCGCGCGGCGCCGTAA
- a CDS encoding sugar ABC transporter permease produces MRRSGRELLPALLFLLPFLAVLVVFFVYASARAVYFSFTDYDLFNAPKWVGLENYRALFQDDNFLYALRNSLAFAAVVTTVQTAGALVTASALNRRVRGMTFFRSAFYMPAVTSSVVITLIFLWLFQRLGGINYLLTAAVRNAPTIAAFVLVAVVAQAAQVWLERRRLRGVADAGPKRAVAALDPALLVVSLLVAASATAGLALLGYLAPRGTEAVAINWLQTRQEVPSGAPFFLRAPMPLVAIMVQNTFTTIPTFMLMFLAALQDVPRSYYEAAALDGANPAQQFFHITIPSLQPVVFLVVSLGLIGTLQMFDQVAIFGSAVPLQSVITLAYFVYNRMFPGAQLPEVGFASAAAMFLAALTLVIVLLQRTVLRAEGDR; encoded by the coding sequence ATGCGAAGAAGCGGCCGCGAGCTGCTGCCCGCGCTCCTGTTCCTGCTGCCGTTCCTCGCCGTGCTGGTCGTGTTCTTCGTCTACGCCAGCGCGCGCGCCGTCTACTTCTCTTTCACGGATTACGACCTATTCAACGCCCCCAAGTGGGTGGGGCTCGAGAACTACCGGGCGCTCTTCCAGGACGACAACTTCCTGTACGCGCTGCGGAACTCCCTCGCCTTCGCGGCCGTCGTCACCACCGTCCAGACGGCCGGGGCGCTCGTCACTGCCAGCGCTCTGAACCGCCGCGTGCGCGGCATGACCTTCTTCCGGTCCGCCTTCTACATGCCGGCGGTGACGAGCAGCGTGGTCATCACCCTCATCTTCCTCTGGCTGTTCCAGCGCCTCGGCGGCATCAACTACCTCCTGACGGCCGCCGTAAGGAACGCCCCGACCATCGCGGCGTTCGTGCTGGTCGCCGTGGTCGCCCAGGCCGCGCAAGTATGGCTGGAGCGCCGTCGCTTGCGGGGCGTCGCCGACGCCGGGCCCAAACGCGCGGTCGCGGCCCTCGACCCGGCCCTCCTGGTCGTGTCGCTGCTCGTCGCGGCGTCCGCGACCGCCGGCCTGGCCCTCCTGGGCTACCTAGCCCCGCGCGGGACCGAGGCCGTCGCCATCAACTGGTTACAGACGCGGCAGGAAGTGCCGAGCGGGGCGCCGTTCTTCCTGCGCGCGCCCATGCCGCTCGTCGCCATCATGGTGCAGAACACGTTCACGACCATCCCCACCTTCATGCTGATGTTCCTGGCCGCCCTGCAGGACGTGCCCCGCTCCTACTACGAGGCCGCCGCGCTCGACGGCGCCAACCCCGCGCAGCAGTTCTTCCACATCACCATCCCGTCATTGCAGCCCGTCGTCTTCCTCGTGGTCTCGCTCGGGCTGATAGGCACCCTGCAGATGTTCGACCAGGTAGCCATCTTCGGGAGCGCCGTGCCGCTGCAGAGCGTCATCACGCTCGCCTACTTCGTCTACAACCGCATGTTCCCAGGCGCCCAACTGCCGGAGGTCGGCTTCGCGTCCGCGGCCGCCATGTTCCTCGCCGCGCTCACCCTGGTCATCGTGCTGCTCCAGCGCACGGTCCTGCGCGCGGAGGGCGACAGATGA
- a CDS encoding carbohydrate ABC transporter permease → MSVSAAATPAASLARERWEARRRWSRAAIAYLVMLLFSLVFLGPLLFAALSSVKTDPLAYPPKLLGPQLSPANWAAAASLGRQGAGAPLWGGFAPGASVAFELTYFVPDGLTAEAPSVSVPRRRPGGGLGAVQRITYAADFAEVGEVVEVARRQADGGELVTYHVQVGYPGEGPTVDRLPLDVQSPSREQRFVSATLPPTRLERLGLVASYDSITPGALGYLLGNYRRVFTEARSVTTGRSLFLRWTANTFVYAFFRVIVTLAIATTAGYALARLRFPGRGLVFLLVLFAQMVPTQVLFVSNYLVLRDGIWGLSSLWGQSTLLNGLPGLLFVTALNAGPVFIMKQFFEALPREVEESAMIDSAGYWSRFARVVLPMARPALGALVILSFQAAWNDFFWPLVILTTPEDVKTLPIGLLTFRNVYGNSGDWGLILAGAILSALPVIVLFVVFQRYFMEGVSYGGGKE, encoded by the coding sequence ATGAGCGTGTCGGCCGCCGCCACCCCCGCGGCCAGCCTGGCACGCGAGCGCTGGGAGGCGCGCAGGCGCTGGTCGCGCGCCGCGATCGCCTACCTCGTCATGCTCCTGTTCTCCCTCGTGTTCCTGGGACCGCTGCTCTTCGCGGCGCTGTCGAGCGTGAAGACCGACCCGCTCGCCTACCCGCCGAAGCTGCTCGGCCCGCAGCTCTCCCCGGCCAACTGGGCCGCCGCGGCGAGCCTCGGCAGGCAGGGAGCCGGCGCGCCGCTCTGGGGCGGTTTCGCGCCCGGCGCCTCCGTCGCCTTCGAGCTCACCTACTTCGTGCCCGACGGACTGACCGCCGAGGCCCCGAGCGTGAGCGTGCCGCGCAGGCGCCCGGGCGGCGGCCTCGGCGCCGTGCAGCGGATAACCTACGCGGCCGACTTCGCGGAGGTCGGCGAGGTCGTCGAGGTGGCGCGCCGCCAAGCGGACGGCGGCGAGCTCGTCACCTACCACGTGCAGGTCGGTTACCCGGGCGAGGGTCCGACCGTAGACCGGCTCCCGCTCGACGTGCAGTCACCCTCGCGCGAGCAGCGCTTCGTGAGCGCCACCCTCCCGCCGACGCGGCTCGAGCGCCTCGGCCTCGTGGCGTCGTACGACAGCATCACGCCCGGCGCGCTCGGCTACCTGCTCGGCAACTACCGGCGCGTGTTCACGGAGGCGCGCAGCGTGACGACGGGCAGGAGCCTCTTCCTGCGCTGGACGGCGAACACGTTCGTGTACGCCTTCTTCAGGGTGATCGTCACCCTCGCCATCGCCACGACGGCCGGCTACGCGCTCGCGCGCCTGCGCTTCCCCGGCCGCGGCCTCGTGTTCCTGTTGGTACTGTTCGCGCAGATGGTGCCGACGCAGGTCCTGTTCGTCAGTAACTACCTAGTCCTACGCGACGGCATCTGGGGGCTGTCGTCGCTATGGGGCCAGTCGACGCTGCTCAACGGCCTGCCCGGCCTCCTGTTCGTCACCGCGCTCAACGCCGGGCCCGTCTTCATCATGAAGCAGTTCTTCGAGGCGCTGCCGCGCGAGGTCGAGGAGTCGGCCATGATCGACAGCGCCGGCTACTGGTCGCGCTTCGCGCGCGTGGTGCTGCCAATGGCACGCCCGGCGCTCGGGGCGCTCGTCATCCTCTCGTTCCAGGCGGCGTGGAACGACTTCTTCTGGCCCCTCGTCATCCTCACGACGCCGGAGGACGTCAAGACGCTCCCGATCGGCCTGCTCACGTTCCGCAACGTCTACGGCAACTCCGGCGACTGGGGGCTCATCCTCGCCGGCGCCATCCTCAGCGCCCTGCCGGTCATCGTCCTGTTCGTCGTGTTCCAGCGCTACTTCATGGAGGGCGTCTCGTACGGAGGTGGCAAGGAGTGA
- a CDS encoding amylo-alpha-1,6-glucosidase translates to MTLTEIAPGGFGRNLVLKENYTFLVANEAAAVLGGEHGLYSRDTRYLSRYAWSVGWPEAGDDREAQLLLEHSPRPDRCAQHVAVMAGPTQVVAIARRLDIATAAMRDAVTVTNTSLARQTVTLTLAFETDFADLFQARGWHEQPVRFAGGTVCRAPGAASVRFDHVASDGLEQGLTLTFTPAPSEVTASAATYTLELRPGESVSLTVDALLRDPLEAAAQGAGVGAATAPRQTRDPSPPATSRHVIAYESWLESFGPLLEGGPHAAVLRRAALDLRALLLFSEHGPIVAAGIPWFVTAFGRDSILTALMLLDRRPDMARGTLRYLASLQGRGYDAARSEAPGKILHEVRQGELARTGKVPFGRYYGSIDATLLFMVLLHETYRRDGDLGLLRELRPNLEAALGWLATDADPDGDGFVEFACAQGGNGLSVQSWKDSHDALSHADGTLAKGAVAVAEVQGYAYAALLAAAGCLGDLGEATEAARLARRADELKARFHETFWLPDLGTYALALDGDKRPLEVLSSDAGQLLWTGIVPEAFAPTLAATLMSDRLFSGWGIRTLGTREARYNPLSYHNGSVWPHDTALIAAGLRRYGFTEQASTLRDALFDLAASQPDLRPPELVAGYERTDSPPVPYPVACRPQAWSSAALAYLADWA, encoded by the coding sequence GTGACCCTCACCGAGATAGCGCCCGGCGGGTTCGGCCGGAACCTCGTGCTGAAGGAGAACTACACGTTCCTCGTCGCCAACGAGGCCGCCGCGGTCCTGGGAGGCGAGCACGGCCTGTACAGCCGCGACACGCGCTACCTGTCGCGCTACGCGTGGAGCGTCGGCTGGCCAGAGGCGGGCGATGACCGCGAGGCGCAGCTCCTGCTAGAGCACTCCCCCCGGCCTGACCGCTGCGCTCAGCACGTGGCCGTGATGGCCGGCCCCACGCAGGTCGTGGCCATCGCGCGCCGGCTCGACATCGCCACGGCGGCCATGCGGGACGCCGTCACGGTGACGAACACGTCGTTGGCGCGGCAGACCGTGACGCTGACCCTGGCCTTCGAGACCGACTTCGCGGACCTCTTCCAGGCGCGCGGTTGGCACGAGCAGCCGGTCCGGTTCGCGGGTGGGACCGTCTGCCGCGCTCCCGGAGCGGCCTCCGTGCGCTTCGACCATGTGGCGAGCGACGGGCTCGAGCAGGGCCTCACGCTGACGTTCACGCCGGCGCCGAGCGAGGTGACCGCCTCGGCCGCCACGTACACGCTCGAGTTGCGTCCGGGTGAGAGCGTGAGCCTGACGGTCGACGCGCTTCTTCGCGACCCGTTGGAGGCGGCCGCACAGGGAGCCGGCGTCGGCGCGGCAACGGCGCCACGCCAGACGCGCGACCCGAGCCCGCCGGCGACCTCGCGCCACGTCATCGCGTACGAGAGCTGGCTCGAGTCGTTCGGACCGTTGCTGGAAGGAGGGCCGCACGCCGCGGTGCTGCGCCGCGCCGCCCTAGACCTGAGGGCCCTCCTACTCTTCTCCGAGCACGGCCCCATCGTCGCCGCCGGCATCCCCTGGTTCGTCACGGCCTTCGGCCGCGACTCCATCCTCACCGCCCTGATGCTCCTCGACCGCCGCCCGGACATGGCGCGCGGCACCCTGCGCTACCTCGCCTCCCTCCAGGGCCGGGGGTACGACGCGGCCCGCTCCGAGGCGCCCGGCAAGATCCTGCACGAGGTCAGGCAGGGCGAGCTCGCGCGCACGGGCAAGGTGCCGTTCGGTCGCTACTACGGCAGCATCGACGCGACCCTGCTCTTCATGGTGCTGCTGCACGAGACGTACCGCCGCGACGGCGACCTTGGCCTCCTACGCGAGCTCCGCCCCAACCTGGAGGCCGCGCTCGGCTGGCTGGCAACCGACGCCGACCCCGACGGCGACGGCTTCGTGGAGTTCGCGTGCGCCCAGGGCGGCAACGGCTTGAGCGTCCAGTCGTGGAAGGACTCGCACGACGCGCTGAGCCACGCCGACGGCACCTTGGCGAAGGGGGCCGTGGCCGTGGCCGAGGTCCAGGGGTACGCCTACGCCGCGCTGCTGGCCGCCGCCGGGTGCTTGGGCGATCTCGGGGAGGCGACGGAGGCCGCGCGGCTCGCCAGGCGCGCGGACGAGTTGAAGGCGCGCTTCCACGAAACGTTCTGGCTGCCCGACCTAGGGACCTACGCACTGGCCCTCGACGGCGACAAGCGCCCGCTCGAGGTCCTCTCTTCCGACGCGGGCCAGCTCCTATGGACGGGGATCGTGCCGGAGGCGTTCGCGCCGACCCTCGCGGCCACCCTCATGTCGGACAGGCTCTTCTCCGGCTGGGGCATCCGCACGCTCGGCACGCGCGAGGCGCGCTACAACCCCCTGAGCTACCACAACGGCTCGGTGTGGCCGCACGACACCGCGCTCATCGCCGCCGGCCTGCGGCGCTACGGCTTCACCGAGCAAGCCTCCACGTTGCGCGACGCGCTCTTCGACCTGGCCGCCAGCCAGCCCGACCTGCGCCCACCGGAGCTCGTGGCCGGTTACGAGCGCACGGACTCGCCGCCGGTGCCCTACCCGGTGGCGTGCAGGCCGCAGGCGTGGTCCTCGGCGGCGCTCGCCTACCTGGCCGACTGGGCCTGA
- a CDS encoding 5-oxoprolinase subunit PxpA translates to MTIDLNADLGEGFGVWLGPGDDASLLRHVSSANVACGFHAGDPTIMRETVALCAAAGVAVGAHPSYPDLRGFGRVPLMLPPERVIDDVLYQVGALMGIAAAQGVAVRHVKPHGALYEAVAVDPGLARALAAEVARLGEGLRLVVPASSPAAAALATAGHAHLREGFADRAYLESGLLVPRRRSGAVITEAGAAADQALALAEGRELATSDGTTIALSVDTICVHSDTPGAVAIAAAVRERLAGARFTVAAPA, encoded by the coding sequence ATGACGATCGACCTGAACGCCGACCTGGGCGAGGGCTTCGGCGTCTGGCTCGGCCCGGGCGACGACGCGAGCCTGTTGCGCCACGTCTCCTCCGCGAACGTGGCCTGCGGGTTCCACGCCGGCGATCCGACGATCATGCGCGAGACGGTCGCGCTGTGCGCGGCGGCCGGGGTGGCGGTCGGCGCGCATCCGTCGTACCCGGACCTGCGGGGCTTCGGCCGCGTGCCGCTCATGCTGCCCCCCGAACGCGTCATCGACGACGTCCTCTACCAGGTGGGCGCCCTCATGGGGATCGCGGCCGCCCAGGGGGTCGCCGTGCGGCACGTCAAGCCGCATGGCGCCCTCTACGAGGCGGTGGCGGTCGACCCGGGCCTCGCGCGGGCCCTGGCTGCCGAGGTCGCGCGGTTGGGCGAGGGGCTGCGCCTGGTGGTGCCCGCCTCCTCGCCGGCCGCCGCCGCGCTCGCCACCGCCGGCCACGCGCACCTCCGCGAGGGCTTCGCCGACCGCGCCTACCTCGAGAGCGGGCTGCTCGTGCCGCGGCGGCGCAGCGGGGCCGTCATCACCGAGGCCGGGGCGGCGGCCGACCAGGCCCTAGCCCTGGCCGAGGGCCGCGAGCTCGCCACCAGCGACGGCACGACCATCGCGCTCTCGGTCGACACGATCTGCGTGCACTCGGACACGCCGGGCGCCGTCGCCATAGCGGCCGCGGTGCGCGAGCGCCTCGCGGGCGCGCGCTTCACCGTCGCCGCACCGGCCTGA